From a region of the Triticum aestivum cultivar Chinese Spring chromosome 7D, IWGSC CS RefSeq v2.1, whole genome shotgun sequence genome:
- the LOC100125736 gene encoding probable protein phosphatase 2C 59 yields the protein MGHRGDTKPVSGGGFSENGKFSYGYASSLGKRSSMEDFHETRIDGVDGETVGLFGVFDGHGGARAAEFVKQNLFSNLIKHPKFFTDTKSAIAETFTHTDSELLKADTTHNRDAGSTASTAILVGDRLVVANVGDSRAVICRGGDAIAVSRDHKPDQTDERQRIEDAGGFVMWAGTWRVGGVLAVSRAFGDKLLKQYVVADPEIKEEVVDSSLEFLILASDGLWDVVSNEEAVAMVKPIVDSQEAAKKLLVEATRRGSADNITCVVVRFLDQQPPAAATNGSPAPAAASK from the exons ATGGGGCACCGGGGGGACACCAAGCCTGTCAGTGGCGGCGGGTTCAG TGAGAATGGCAAGTTTAGCTATGGTTATGCGAGCAGTCTAGGGAAAAGATCTTCCATGGAGGACTTCCACGAGACGAGAATCGATGGCGTCGATGGAGAGACCGTCGGATTGTTCGGTGTTTTCGACG GCCATGGTGGAGCTCGAGCCGCGGAGTTCGTCAAGCAGAACCTTTTCAGCAACTTAATCAAGCACCCAAAGTTCTTCACCGATACCAAGTCTGCTATTG CTGAAACTTTCACCCATACGGATTCAGAGCTCCTGAAGGCCGATACCACCCACAACCGAGATGCAGGGTCGACGGCCTCCACGGCCATTCTCGTTGGCGATCGCCTGGTGGTGGCAAACGTTGGGGACTCTAGGGCGGTCATTTGTAGGGGTGGTGATG CCATAGCCGTGTCAAGGGACCATAAGCCTGACCAGACAGATGAAAGGCAGAGGATAGAGGACGCCGGAGGTTTCGTGATGTGGGCAG GTACATGGCGTGTGGGCGGCGTGCTTGCTGTTTCTCGGGCATTTGGTGACAAACTGTTGAAGCAGTACGTGGTTGCCGATCCAGAGATCAAG GAGGAGGTGGTCGACAGCTCCCTGGAGTTCCTCATCCTGGCGAGCGACGGGCTGTGGGACGTCGTCTCCAACGAG GAAGCCGTGGCCATGGTGAAGCCGATCGTGGACTCGCAGGAGGCGGCCAAGAAGCTCCTCGTCGAGGCAACGCGGAGGGGAAGCGCCGACAACATCACCTGCGTCGTCGTCCGTTTCCTGGACCAGCAGCCCCCGGCGGCGGCCACCAACGGATCCCCAGCCCCTGCCGCAGCGAGCAAGTGA